The Chryseobacterium sp. JV274 sequence AAGCCTTTACAGGAAAAGAAGAAAAAACGAATCGGTTACAAAATACCTGATGTGGATCATTCATCTCTGGCTGGGACTTTTATCAAGCAGTATTGTTTTTATCATGTGTCTTACCGGATGCCTCTATGCATTCAAAAATCAGATTACCGATTTTAGCAACAGAGATAAAGTTTACATAAGTCCGGGTTCAGAAAAAGCGATGAATCTTGATCTGATCCAGGTGGAATTATTAAAACATAGTAAAGAACTTACTTCTCTGATGATTCCCGATGATAAAGGGAAAAGTTACGTGGTCGGTTACCGTGAAAATAATTTGGATAAAAGTACTTACTACAACCAATATACAGGAGAAGTTCTTGGACAGCCCAATGTTGACTCCGGTAGATTCTTTGAAGTTGTTCTGGATCTTCATAGAAATCTGATGATGGGAAATGTAGGAAGACAGATTGTAGGAGCTTCAGTTCTTATGTTCTGTATTCTGCTGATTTCAGGATTTATTCTTTGGCTCCCGAAGAAACTGAAGTTTTTGAAACAGGGACTCACTGTCATGTTCAAAGCAAAATTTCAAAGGGTCAATTATGATCTGCACAATACACTGGGGTTTTATACATTTCTCATGCTTTTCTTTATTGCTGTTACCGGATTGTATGTGACGTATCCGTGGGTAAAGAATACTCTCATCATAAGCCTGGGAGGATCGTCAATAGATAATATTTCAAAAGAAAAAGACAGTGGAGATGATGCTTTCGGGGGACTTCTGGAAGATATGCTTCAGAAACAGGATGAAAAGAAAAACCTGAAAGACGCTACTTCCGCTTCTGTGGATAATATTTTAAAGCTGGCAGACCGTCATCTTCCTTACAATGCTGTTACAAGTATAGAGCTCCCCAATAAAGAAAATCCGCGGTATGTTGTTATCAAAACCAACAGAGAAAACTTCCTTGGAATGATGTTCCCGGACGAAGTAACATTTGATAAAACGGGAGTTTTCAAAACAAAAGAACTGTTTTCTGACAAACCTTTGAACAAACAGTTTACATCTTTAGCAAAACCTTTACATACGGGAGAAATCATGGGATTGCCAAGTATTATTCTCTACTTTATAGTTTCTCTTATCGGTTGTTCGCTGCCGGTGACAGGGTTTATGATCTGGTGGCATAGATTCAGAAAAATGAAATAAAAACAACCCAAAATATTTAGATACCTCATATTCTTAGCCTTTTCATGATTTCGGATTAATTTTTATACATTTAGTATATAAAAACAGAAGCTATGAGTCATAAAGGTCATCATTTTTTTGAACAATTTTCAAACTGGGCTGTAAAATTTACCGGAAGTCCATCTGCTTTTATCGGGGCCTTCCTTATCGTAGTAATATGGGCAGTTACAGGTCCTTTTTTTAACTATTCAGAAACCTGGCAGCTGGTAATCAATACCGGAACTACGATCATTACCTTTCTGATGGTTTTCCTCATTCAGAAAGCCCAGAATAAAGATTCAAAAGCCATACAGATCAAACTGAACGAAATTATAGCCGCTCACGAAAAGGCAAGCAACAGAATTGTAGATATTGAAGATCTTACGGAAGCAGAACTTGACCAGCTTCATCTTTATTACGAGAACCTGGCTCAGTTTGCTAAGGAAGATACTGATATTCATATGTCTCATTCTATTGATGCCGCAAAGAGAAACCAGAACTATAAACACGATTTTTTCAGAGAGAAGCATGAAGAATGGTTACAGAAGCAAGAACAAAAAAAGGAATCTAAATGATTCCTTTTTTTGTCTGATAAATAATAAGCTTGTCTTGAACTCCATCTAAAATATGTAATCTTCATTTTATACAAACTTCTATACATTCTCTTTAGAATCATCGTTTCATAAAATAGCTGAAATAACTACAGCTTCCCATCAGGCTTTTAGCAGCTTCGGTCTCAGAATACTGAGTTTTTAACTGAGCAAAATAGGTTCTGTACTTCTGATTTTTAAGATTGTCCATTTCCTTTTGGCGGGCGTCTTCTTTTTCGGACCACTTCGGATCAGAATAATCAAAATCTTTTGGAGCTTTTGCTTCGTACTGATAATATTTACCCTGTTCGGCACTTGCCATCTGGAATAAGATTCTTGCTTTTTCTTCTTTATTGTT is a genomic window containing:
- a CDS encoding low affinity iron permease family protein, with translation MSHKGHHFFEQFSNWAVKFTGSPSAFIGAFLIVVIWAVTGPFFNYSETWQLVINTGTTIITFLMVFLIQKAQNKDSKAIQIKLNEIIAAHEKASNRIVDIEDLTEAELDQLHLYYENLAQFAKEDTDIHMSHSIDAAKRNQNYKHDFFREKHEEWLQKQEQKKESK
- a CDS encoding PepSY-associated TM helix domain-containing protein, producing the protein MRVLLKSLYRKRRKNESVTKYLMWIIHLWLGLLSSSIVFIMCLTGCLYAFKNQITDFSNRDKVYISPGSEKAMNLDLIQVELLKHSKELTSLMIPDDKGKSYVVGYRENNLDKSTYYNQYTGEVLGQPNVDSGRFFEVVLDLHRNLMMGNVGRQIVGASVLMFCILLISGFILWLPKKLKFLKQGLTVMFKAKFQRVNYDLHNTLGFYTFLMLFFIAVTGLYVTYPWVKNTLIISLGGSSIDNISKEKDSGDDAFGGLLEDMLQKQDEKKNLKDATSASVDNILKLADRHLPYNAVTSIELPNKENPRYVVIKTNRENFLGMMFPDEVTFDKTGVFKTKELFSDKPLNKQFTSLAKPLHTGEIMGLPSIILYFIVSLIGCSLPVTGFMIWWHRFRKMK